A portion of the Callithrix jacchus isolate 240 chromosome 21, calJac240_pri, whole genome shotgun sequence genome contains these proteins:
- the LOC118149973 gene encoding uncharacterized protein LOC118149973 encodes MGSRGAAAQPEGEGNALWKRAGRPRRPQPCSGAEPEPMQLGSIPRPSPVHSAPPASEPSTWLQGRRDHPPPIPTAPPCLRSPGPVSSPPLPPPPLSGRRFGGPDLVLAGNRGLRLNGPVLGNRELNELGSARAAPASSGSRARAERTGGRASAHTRKRSPKAARRGLAARKRGGAMTRERVGAARDRLARLRGGAVGGASPRGRPQAPGLAARGTTHPRPA; translated from the coding sequence ATGGGAAGCCGCGGGGCTGCTGCCCAACCCGAGGGGGAAGGTAACGCGCTGTGGAAACGTGCGGGCCGCCCTCGCCGACCCCAGCCCTGCTCTGGCGCGGAGCCGGAGCCCATGCAGCTTGGTTCCATCCCCCGCCCCTCCCCTGTCCACAGTGCGCCGCCCGCCAGCGAGCCTTCGACGTGGCTGCAGGGGCGCCGGGACCACCCTCCCCCGATACCCACAGCCCCGCCATGTCTACGTTCTCCCGGCCCTGTCTCCTcaccgccgctgccgccgccgccgctctcCGGTCGGAGATTCGGCGGCCCAGACCTTGTCCTGGCCGGGAACCGAGGGCTCCGCCTCAACGGGCCCGTGCTCGGCAACAGGGAGCTGAACGAGCTTGGTTCGGCGCGTGCGGCTCCCGCGTCGTCGGGCAGCCGAGCGCGCGCTGAGAGGACCGGCGGGCGAGCGAGCGCGCACACGAGAAAGCGCAGCCCCAAAGCGGCGCGCAGGGGTCTTGCGGCCCGGAAGAGGGGAGGGGCGATGACCCGGGAAAGGGTTGGCGCCGCGCGGGATCGGCTCGCGCGCCTGAGGGGCGGTGCCGTGGGCGGGGCTTCGCCTCGAGGCCGCCCCCAAGCCCCGGGCCTCGCCGCGCGGGGGACTACACACCCTCGTCCTGCCTAG